From Paracoccus suum, the proteins below share one genomic window:
- a CDS encoding enoyl-ACP reductase FabI, which produces MAGLLEGKRGLIMGVANERSIAWGIARAVAAEGAELAFTYQGEAFGKRVEPLAASVGADLLVDVDVTDDASLDNAFGVLADRWGQLDFLVHAIAFSSKDELTGRFIDTSRGNFKTSLEISCFSFIDIARRARPIMREGSTLLTLTYGGSNRVTPFYNVMGVAKAALESSVRYLANDLGPEGIRVNAISPGPMKTLAGAAIGGARKTYRHTEANAPLRANATLEAIGGTAVWLVSDWGACTTGEVVMVDGGYHVLGMPQSENI; this is translated from the coding sequence ATGGCAGGATTGCTGGAGGGTAAGCGCGGCCTCATCATGGGTGTCGCGAACGAGCGCTCGATCGCCTGGGGCATCGCCCGCGCCGTCGCCGCCGAGGGGGCAGAGCTGGCCTTTACCTATCAGGGCGAAGCTTTCGGCAAGCGGGTCGAGCCACTCGCCGCCAGCGTCGGCGCGGACCTGCTGGTCGATGTCGACGTGACGGACGACGCCAGCCTCGACAACGCCTTCGGTGTACTCGCGGACCGTTGGGGCCAGCTCGACTTTCTGGTCCACGCCATCGCCTTCTCGTCCAAGGACGAGCTGACGGGGCGGTTCATCGACACCAGCCGCGGCAACTTCAAGACCTCGCTCGAGATCAGTTGCTTCAGCTTTATCGACATTGCCCGCCGCGCCCGGCCGATAATGCGCGAGGGCAGCACGCTGCTGACCCTGACCTATGGCGGCAGCAACCGGGTAACGCCCTTCTACAATGTCATGGGCGTCGCCAAGGCCGCGCTGGAAAGCAGCGTGCGCTACCTCGCCAACGACTTGGGACCGGAGGGTATCCGCGTCAACGCGATCTCGCCCGGTCCGATGAAAACCCTGGCCGGTGCGGCCATCGGCGGCGCGCGCAAGACCTATCGCCACACCGAGGCGAACGCGCCGCTGCGCGCGAACGCCACGCTGGAGGCGATCGGCGGGACGGCGGTCTGGCTGGTCAGCGACTGGGGCGCCTGCACCACCGGCGAGGTGGTCATGGTCGACGGCGGCTATCATGTCTTGGGCATGCCGCAATCCGAGAATATCTGA
- a CDS encoding alpha/beta fold hydrolase — MTQFFEAKDGARLAYRDEGTGLPLLALAGLTRTMGDFDYLVPHLPSGVRLIRMDYRGRGESAHTGSDTYTVAQEGKDAIDLLDHLGVERAAVLGTSRGGLIGMVLGAVARPRMLGLALNDVGPELERAGLEAIFDYVGRNPAAPDHAEAAARMAKVLTRFEGVPPSRWLSEARLHFRETPDGLRITYDPALREAFLAAFEGETPDLWPLWGRMSGMPLCLIRGANSDLLSAANAARMVAAHPGMIFAEVPGRGHIPFLDEPEAVAAIREWLIACGL, encoded by the coding sequence ATGACCCAGTTTTTCGAGGCGAAGGACGGCGCGCGGCTGGCCTATCGCGACGAAGGCACGGGCCTGCCCTTGCTGGCGCTCGCCGGGCTGACGCGCACCATGGGCGATTTCGACTATCTGGTGCCGCATCTGCCCTCGGGCGTGCGGCTGATCCGCATGGATTACCGCGGCCGCGGCGAAAGCGCCCATACCGGCTCGGACACCTATACCGTCGCACAGGAGGGCAAGGACGCGATCGACCTGCTTGACCATTTGGGGGTCGAGCGGGCGGCGGTCCTTGGCACCTCGCGCGGCGGGCTGATCGGCATGGTGCTGGGCGCGGTCGCGCGTCCGCGCATGCTGGGGCTGGCGTTGAACGATGTCGGCCCCGAACTGGAGCGCGCCGGGCTGGAGGCGATCTTTGACTATGTCGGTCGCAACCCGGCCGCGCCCGACCATGCCGAGGCCGCCGCGCGCATGGCCAAGGTCCTGACCCGGTTCGAGGGCGTGCCCCCCTCCCGCTGGCTCAGCGAGGCGCGCCTGCATTTCCGCGAGACGCCGGACGGTCTGCGCATCACCTATGACCCGGCCCTGCGCGAGGCGTTCCTCGCCGCGTTCGAGGGCGAGACGCCGGATCTGTGGCCGCTGTGGGGCCGGATGTCGGGCATGCCGCTCTGCCTGATTCGCGGCGCCAATTCCGACTTGCTGTCGGCGGCCAATGCCGCGCGGATGGTCGCCGCGCACCCCGGCATGATCTTTGCCGAGGTGCCCGGGCGGGGCCATATTCCCTTCCTGGACGAGCCCGAGGCGGTCGCGGCGATCCGCGAATGGCTGATCGCCTGCGGGCTTTGA
- the lpdA gene encoding dihydrolipoyl dehydrogenase → MAQTFDMVVIGAGPGGYVCAIRGAQLGLKVAIIERAELGGICLNWGCIPTKALLRSAEVFHLMARAKDFGLKADGIGYDLDAVVKRSRGVAKQLSGGVAHLLKKNKVTVIAGEAKLTAPGKITVKTAKGDEAVEAKAIVLATGARARDLPGLEADGKRVWSYRHALVPPHMPKDLLVIGSGAIGIEFASFFNTLGAKTTVVEVMDRILPVEDAEISAFAKKQFVKQGMTILEGATVKKLDRSADKVTATIEVRGKTETRDFDAVISAVGIVGNVEGLGLEALGVKIDRTHVVVDARCGTGVPGLYAIGDVAGAPWLAHKASHEGVMVAELIAGQHPHPIRAENIPGCTYCQPQIASVGLTEDKAKAAGHEVRVGRFPFVGNGKAIALGEPEGMVKTVFDAKTGELLGAHMIGAEVTELIQGYVVGKTLETTEAELMETVFAHPTLSEMMHESVLDAWNRAIHF, encoded by the coding sequence ATGGCGCAGACATTCGACATGGTGGTGATCGGCGCTGGCCCAGGTGGCTATGTCTGCGCCATTCGCGGCGCACAACTGGGCCTGAAGGTCGCGATCATCGAGCGGGCTGAACTGGGGGGCATCTGCCTCAACTGGGGCTGCATCCCGACCAAGGCACTGCTGCGCTCGGCCGAGGTCTTCCACCTGATGGCGCGCGCCAAGGACTTTGGCCTCAAGGCGGACGGCATCGGCTATGATCTGGATGCGGTCGTCAAGCGCTCGCGCGGGGTGGCCAAGCAGCTGTCAGGCGGGGTCGCGCATCTGCTGAAAAAGAACAAGGTCACCGTCATCGCCGGCGAGGCAAAATTGACGGCACCCGGCAAGATCACCGTCAAGACAGCCAAGGGCGACGAGGCGGTCGAGGCCAAGGCCATCGTGCTGGCGACCGGCGCCCGCGCGCGGGATCTGCCCGGGCTCGAGGCCGACGGTAAGCGCGTCTGGTCCTACCGCCATGCGCTCGTTCCGCCGCACATGCCCAAGGACCTGCTGGTCATCGGCTCGGGCGCCATCGGCATCGAATTCGCCAGCTTCTTCAACACCCTTGGCGCCAAGACCACAGTGGTCGAGGTGATGGACCGCATCCTGCCAGTCGAGGATGCCGAGATCAGCGCCTTTGCTAAAAAGCAGTTCGTCAAGCAGGGCATGACCATCCTCGAAGGCGCGACGGTCAAGAAGCTCGACCGCAGTGCGGACAAGGTTACCGCGACCATCGAGGTCCGCGGCAAGACCGAGACTCGGGATTTCGACGCCGTCATCTCGGCGGTGGGGATCGTCGGCAACGTCGAGGGGCTGGGCCTTGAGGCGCTCGGGGTCAAGATCGACCGCACCCATGTCGTGGTGGACGCGCGATGCGGCACGGGCGTGCCCGGCCTTTACGCCATCGGCGATGTCGCCGGTGCACCCTGGCTGGCGCACAAGGCCAGCCACGAGGGGGTCATGGTGGCCGAGCTGATCGCCGGCCAGCACCCGCATCCGATCCGGGCCGAGAACATCCCCGGCTGCACCTATTGCCAGCCGCAGATTGCCAGCGTCGGACTGACCGAGGACAAGGCCAAGGCCGCCGGGCACGAGGTCCGCGTCGGGCGCTTCCCCTTCGTCGGCAACGGCAAGGCCATTGCCCTGGGCGAGCCAGAGGGCATGGTGAAAACCGTATTCGATGCCAAGACGGGTGAATTGCTGGGCGCACACATGATCGGCGCGGAAGTGACCGAACTGATTCAGGGCTATGTCGTGGGCAAGACCCTAGAGACGACCGAGGCCGAGCTGATGGAGACGGTGTTCGCGCACCCGACCCTCAGCGAGATGATGCACGAATCGGTTCTGGATGCGTGGAACCGCGCCATCCACTTCTGA
- a CDS encoding DUF924 family protein, which translates to MTEPQAINQFWLDEVGAKGWYERSDAVDAKVRDRFMKAWIDAPKLTAGWRDAPEGALAALILTDQFPRNMFRNDARAYSTDPLALRIAGAAIEAGHDLATPEPQRQFFYLPFEHSEELADQDRAVALFTERMPGENLHHAKMHRAAIAHFGRFPWRNADLGRVSTPEEQALLDAGGYGALVSGRVTLDAAAAPA; encoded by the coding sequence ATGACCGAGCCGCAAGCGATCAACCAGTTCTGGCTCGATGAGGTCGGCGCCAAGGGATGGTACGAAAGGTCCGATGCCGTCGACGCCAAGGTCCGCGATCGTTTCATGAAGGCCTGGATCGATGCTCCGAAGCTGACCGCCGGCTGGAGGGACGCGCCCGAGGGTGCCTTGGCCGCGCTGATCCTGACCGACCAGTTTCCGCGCAACATGTTTCGCAATGATGCCCGGGCCTATTCCACCGACCCCCTGGCCCTGCGCATCGCAGGCGCCGCGATCGAGGCAGGCCACGACCTCGCCACGCCCGAGCCGCAGCGCCAGTTCTTTTACCTGCCGTTTGAGCATAGCGAGGAGCTGGCCGACCAGGACCGTGCGGTCGCTCTGTTCACCGAGCGCATGCCGGGCGAAAATCTGCACCACGCGAAAATGCACCGCGCAGCCATCGCGCATTTCGGCCGGTTCCCCTGGCGCAACGCCGATCTGGGCCGCGTGAGCACGCCCGAAGAGCAAGCGCTGCTGGACGCTGGCGGCTACGGCGCGCTCGTCTCGGGGCGGGTCACGCTTGATGCCGCCGCCGCGCCTGCGTAA
- a CDS encoding MFS transporter, which produces MLTVLRTTWPLLLGIMLLMVGNGMQGTLLGIRGGIEGIGTFYMSLVMASYFGGFLAGSLTVPRLIGKVGHVRVFAALGSLISAILILYPAAPFWPVWALARFVIGFSFCGVYITAESWLNAGASNETRGRALSAYMIVQMLGIVGGQFLLNVGDPAGFVPFIIPSILVSLAFTPILLSTEPAPRFDSIKRMTFQRLFELSPLGCVGIFMMGGVFSALFGMASVWGSASGMNTREISAFVAAIYLGGLVFQYPVGKLSDRTDRRLLVLILAATGAVVVGGLILVQPGIWGLLFAAALIGGVANPVYSLLLAYTNDLLDAQDMAAASAGLLFINGIGSFAGPLVTGWLMAAIGLNGFWIYIGLLLAALAAYTGVRLSARRTAQPSSSFTVISPAASAFAVEAALDASQEDGPAGLNSGGPSDDPEGPLDKAA; this is translated from the coding sequence ATGCTCACCGTCCTGCGAACCACCTGGCCGCTTCTTCTGGGAATCATGCTGCTGATGGTCGGCAACGGCATGCAGGGAACGCTGCTCGGTATCCGCGGCGGGATCGAGGGGATCGGCACGTTCTACATGTCGCTGGTCATGGCTAGCTACTTTGGCGGCTTCCTTGCCGGTTCGCTGACGGTGCCGCGCCTGATCGGCAAGGTCGGGCATGTGCGGGTGTTTGCCGCCCTCGGCTCGCTGATCTCGGCGATCCTCATCCTTTATCCAGCGGCGCCCTTCTGGCCGGTCTGGGCACTGGCGCGGTTCGTGATCGGGTTCTCGTTCTGCGGGGTCTATATCACCGCGGAAAGCTGGCTGAACGCAGGCGCCAGCAACGAGACGCGGGGCAGGGCGCTGTCAGCCTACATGATCGTGCAGATGCTGGGCATCGTTGGCGGCCAGTTCCTGCTGAACGTCGGCGATCCGGCCGGTTTTGTCCCGTTCATCATCCCCTCGATTCTGGTCTCGCTGGCCTTCACGCCGATCCTTCTGTCGACCGAACCCGCACCGCGCTTCGACAGCATCAAGCGCATGACCTTTCAGCGGCTCTTCGAACTCTCGCCGCTGGGCTGCGTCGGCATCTTCATGATGGGCGGGGTGTTCTCAGCCCTGTTCGGGATGGCCTCGGTCTGGGGCTCGGCCTCAGGCATGAACACGCGCGAGATTTCGGCCTTTGTCGCCGCCATCTATCTGGGCGGGCTCGTGTTCCAGTATCCGGTGGGCAAGCTGTCCGACCGTACGGACCGCCGGCTGCTGGTGCTGATCCTGGCTGCAACCGGTGCAGTCGTCGTGGGCGGCCTCATCCTGGTGCAGCCCGGCATCTGGGGCCTGCTGTTCGCCGCTGCGCTGATCGGCGGGGTGGCGAACCCGGTCTATTCGCTGCTGCTGGCCTATACGAACGACCTGCTGGACGCGCAGGACATGGCCGCGGCATCGGCCGGGCTGCTGTTCATCAACGGCATCGGCTCGTTCGCCGGCCCGCTGGTGACCGGCTGGCTGATGGCCGCGATCGGGCTGAACGGGTTCTGGATCTACATCGGCCTGCTACTGGCGGCGCTTGCCGCCTATACAGGCGTACGGCTGTCGGCGCGGCGCACGGCCCAACCCTCCAGCAGCTTTACGGTCATCTCGCCCGCCGCATCGGCCTTCGCGGTCGAGGCCGCGCTTGATGCCTCGCAGGAGGATGGACCCGCCGGACTTAACAGCGGCGGCCCGTCGGACGATCCCGAGGGGCCGCTCGACAAGGCGGCCTGA
- the queA gene encoding tRNA preQ1(34) S-adenosylmethionine ribosyltransferase-isomerase QueA, with product MQLSDFEFHLPEGLIATRPARPRSAARLLVADGDGIADRHVADLPEILQPGDLLVLNDTRVIPARLTGTRRRETADGPAEARIEVTLLEPAADGTWRALAKPLRKLRAGEVIRFGDTLSALVAVIADGALTLRFDAAGEAFDAAIDRVGAMPLPPYIAAKRAPDAADRTDYQTVWAARPGAVAAPTASLHFDTDLMYRLAARGVQTARVTLHVGAGTFLPVKVEDVTTHKMHAEWGEVTLQAADAINAARADGRRVIPVGTTALRLIESAATPEGRVEPFEGTTEIFIYPGYRFRVTDALMTNFHLPQSTLLMLVSALMGTTQIRRIYDHAVAGGYRFFSYGDASLLIPPRPTKS from the coding sequence CGGCGACGGGATCGCCGACCGCCATGTCGCGGATCTGCCTGAAATTCTGCAGCCCGGCGATCTGCTGGTGTTGAACGACACCCGAGTCATTCCCGCCCGCCTGACCGGAACCCGGCGGCGCGAGACCGCGGATGGCCCGGCCGAGGCCCGGATCGAGGTTACCCTGCTGGAGCCGGCCGCGGATGGCACCTGGCGCGCCCTCGCCAAACCCCTGCGCAAGCTGCGCGCGGGCGAGGTGATCCGCTTTGGCGACACCCTGTCAGCCTTGGTTGCCGTCATTGCCGACGGCGCGCTGACCCTGCGGTTCGATGCGGCGGGCGAGGCTTTCGATGCTGCGATCGACAGGGTCGGAGCGATGCCGCTGCCGCCTTATATCGCCGCAAAGCGCGCGCCCGATGCGGCCGACCGGACCGACTACCAGACCGTTTGGGCGGCGCGCCCCGGCGCCGTCGCGGCGCCCACCGCCAGCCTCCATTTCGATACTGACCTGATGTACCGGCTGGCCGCGCGCGGGGTGCAAACCGCGCGCGTGACCCTGCATGTCGGCGCCGGCACCTTCCTGCCGGTCAAGGTCGAGGATGTGACCACCCACAAGATGCATGCCGAATGGGGCGAGGTAACGCTGCAGGCCGCCGATGCCATCAATGCCGCAAGGGCGGACGGGCGCCGTGTCATCCCCGTCGGCACCACCGCCCTTCGCCTGATCGAATCGGCGGCCACCCCAGAGGGCCGCGTCGAACCCTTTGAAGGGACGACGGAAATCTTTATCTATCCGGGTTATCGCTTTCGCGTCACGGATGCCCTGATGACCAATTTCCACCTGCCGCAATCGACGTTGTTGATGCTGGTATCGGCGCTGATGGGCACAACGCAGATCCGCCGGATCTATGATCATGCAGTTGCCGGCGGCTATCGGTTCTTCAGCTACGGCGATGCGTCGCTGCTGATTCCGCCAAGGCCAACAAAATCTTAA